In the Paenibacillus sp. FSL H7-0357 genome, one interval contains:
- a CDS encoding PucR family transcriptional regulator — protein sequence MDWELVFTVRDALKRPLFAEAELIGGKNGLNRAIRWVHVLESASFERLIHGEEMILTTGMGVSVDLPSSLSFMHNLIDKNAACLCIELGEYFCKIPQEMIDLANSHDFPLIIFTRTVRFVDITLDLHSLIINRHHRMLQELESISREFHRLTLTSQGTLKVLQLLCKSTRTQIVYMQLQGKPLFFPALPPEDQAPLLQFFEAFSEEMEGVQPDAAPYIREFGHKLIALKPVGALDQTWAYILMVSSHKPQEFDCLLLDSASLSIAQELLRTRYMEERKLFSENLWVDELISGRTQDDNRLKGLAGPDFNVVNELPYRVCLIEIENPRDVKWNSSENDWESITFHLSLILRSIFEKYSLRPLITLKNNRLTVIALDIQSKLPGKLRLQQALDSLLHIRSDEKLKDLQLVIGVSKSHRGLKHAYAGYQEAVQALSLYTCYQKSVLFYEELGVFQLLLNLNDGKTLENFIRSYLGPLIDHDQSKGSELLLTLRVYLDHDGSKQIAARNLFIVRQSLYYRLDKITELLGEDFMLPENRISIQVALRAYQFLYPEKFTLPSSRSAQL from the coding sequence ATGGATTGGGAACTTGTATTTACGGTCCGCGATGCGCTGAAAAGACCGCTGTTTGCGGAAGCGGAGCTTATAGGCGGAAAAAACGGCCTGAACCGGGCGATTCGCTGGGTGCATGTGCTGGAAAGTGCCAGTTTTGAAAGGCTGATTCACGGGGAAGAGATGATATTGACTACGGGGATGGGTGTAAGTGTTGATTTGCCTTCCTCCTTATCGTTTATGCACAATTTGATCGATAAGAATGCCGCCTGTTTGTGCATCGAGCTGGGAGAGTATTTCTGCAAAATCCCGCAGGAGATGATCGACCTGGCGAACAGCCACGATTTCCCGCTGATTATTTTCACCCGAACGGTACGTTTCGTGGATATCACGCTTGATCTGCATTCCCTCATCATCAACCGCCATCACCGCATGCTGCAGGAGCTGGAGAGCATCTCCCGTGAATTCCACCGCCTGACGCTGACTTCCCAAGGGACCCTTAAGGTTCTGCAGCTATTATGTAAAAGCACCCGCACGCAAATTGTATATATGCAGCTGCAGGGCAAACCCCTGTTCTTCCCGGCGCTGCCGCCCGAGGATCAGGCCCCATTGCTTCAGTTCTTCGAAGCCTTCAGTGAAGAGATGGAGGGCGTACAGCCCGATGCCGCACCTTACATCCGCGAATTCGGCCATAAGCTGATCGCGCTGAAGCCGGTGGGCGCGCTCGACCAGACCTGGGCTTATATCCTGATGGTCAGCAGCCACAAACCCCAGGAGTTCGACTGCCTGCTGCTGGATTCTGCCTCCCTGTCGATCGCCCAGGAGCTGCTGCGCACACGGTATATGGAGGAACGTAAGCTGTTCTCCGAGAACCTGTGGGTGGATGAGCTGATCAGCGGCCGCACCCAGGATGACAACCGGCTCAAGGGACTGGCGGGACCCGACTTTAATGTCGTGAATGAGCTGCCGTACCGCGTATGCCTGATTGAGATCGAGAATCCCCGCGATGTTAAATGGAACAGCTCGGAGAATGATTGGGAATCCATCACCTTCCATCTGTCGCTCATTCTCCGCTCCATCTTCGAGAAATACTCGCTGCGCCCGCTGATCACACTCAAGAACAACCGGCTCACTGTCATCGCGCTCGATATCCAGTCCAAGCTGCCCGGCAAGCTGCGGCTGCAGCAGGCGCTTGATTCCCTGCTGCATATCCGCTCCGACGAGAAATTGAAGGACCTGCAGCTCGTTATTGGAGTCAGCAAGTCCCACAGGGGCCTGAAACATGCCTATGCCGGTTATCAGGAAGCCGTACAAGCGCTGTCTCTCTATACTTGTTACCAGAAGTCTGTGTTGTTCTACGAAGAGCTCGGCGTATTCCAGCTGCTGCTGAACCTGAATGACGGCAAGACGCTGGAGAATTTCATCCGCAGCTATCTCGGCCCGCTGATCGATCACGACCAGTCTAAAGGGAGCGAGCTCCTGCTGACGCTTCGCGTCTATCTCGACCATGACGGCTCCAAGCAAATCGCCGCCCGCAATTTATTCATCGTCAGACAGTCGCTCTATTACCGGCTGGACAAAATCACTGAACTGCTGGGCGAAGACTTCATGCTGCCGGAGAACCGCATCTCCATCCAGGTCGCCCTGCGTGCCTACCAGTTCCTGTATCCGGAGAAATTCACTCTGCCCAGCTCCCGTTCAGCACAGCTTTGA
- a CDS encoding aspartate aminotransferase family protein, whose translation MQSLENESELAVKKDQQYLWHNITPYSESHPPMIAATASGSWVTDIDGNKFLDGMSGLWCVNVGYGRKELADAAYQQLLTLPYFPLTQSHRPAIALAEKLNEWLGDDYVIFFSNSGSEANEAAFKMARQYQQQIGQHYRHKFIARYRGYHGSSLGALSATGQAQRKYKYEPLTGGFLHVAPPDSYRRPDGLTVEAFNLQCAQAIEDTIVWEGAETVAAVIMEPVITGGGVIVPHQVYMDRVQEICRKHGVLLIIDEVICGFGRSGRNFGHHNFGIKPDIVTMAKGLTSAYLPLSATAVRKDIYEVFKDNSDDYGYFRHVNTFGGNPAACALALRNLEILEQEHLVERAEILGQRLAGAFSGLRDHKLVGNVRSFGLVIGIELVADKATKQPADLAVVKGIIAECKSKGLIIGKNGDTVAGFNNVLTFAPPLSSTDEDVQFIIDTFKAVLNGSWAE comes from the coding sequence GTGCAGAGCCTGGAGAACGAAAGTGAGCTGGCCGTCAAGAAAGATCAGCAGTATCTATGGCATAACATTACCCCTTACAGCGAGAGCCATCCGCCGATGATCGCGGCGACGGCAAGCGGATCATGGGTTACTGATATTGACGGGAATAAATTTCTGGACGGGATGTCCGGGCTGTGGTGCGTCAATGTCGGATATGGGCGCAAGGAGCTGGCCGATGCGGCCTATCAGCAGCTGCTCACCCTGCCTTATTTTCCGCTCACGCAGAGCCACAGGCCGGCAATCGCGCTTGCCGAGAAGTTGAATGAATGGCTGGGCGACGACTATGTCATTTTCTTCTCCAATAGCGGATCGGAAGCGAACGAAGCGGCCTTCAAAATGGCCCGCCAATACCAGCAGCAAATCGGCCAGCATTACCGGCATAAATTCATTGCCCGCTACCGCGGTTATCATGGCAGCTCGCTCGGCGCGCTGTCAGCGACCGGCCAGGCGCAGCGCAAATATAAATATGAGCCGCTGACCGGCGGATTCCTCCATGTGGCACCGCCCGACAGCTACCGCCGTCCTGACGGCTTGACTGTGGAGGCGTTCAACCTCCAGTGTGCGCAGGCCATTGAGGATACGATTGTCTGGGAGGGAGCAGAGACGGTTGCGGCGGTAATTATGGAGCCGGTAATTACCGGAGGCGGAGTCATTGTGCCGCATCAGGTGTATATGGACCGGGTGCAGGAAATCTGCCGCAAGCATGGAGTGCTGCTGATTATTGATGAGGTCATCTGCGGCTTCGGGCGTTCCGGCCGCAACTTCGGCCATCATAATTTCGGCATCAAACCTGATATAGTGACGATGGCCAAAGGGCTGACCAGCGCCTATCTTCCGCTGTCGGCAACGGCGGTGCGCAAGGATATTTATGAGGTCTTCAAGGACAACAGTGATGATTACGGATATTTCCGCCATGTGAATACGTTCGGCGGCAATCCTGCGGCCTGTGCGCTTGCGCTGCGTAACCTGGAGATTCTGGAGCAGGAGCATTTGGTGGAGCGTGCTGAAATCCTCGGGCAAAGGCTGGCAGGTGCATTCTCCGGGCTGCGGGATCACAAGCTGGTAGGAAATGTCCGCAGCTTTGGACTGGTCATCGGCATTGAGCTGGTGGCAGATAAAGCCACCAAGCAGCCTGCCGATCTGGCTGTCGTCAAAGGCATTATTGCCGAATGCAAATCCAAAGGGCTGATCATCGGCAAAAACGGAGATACGGTGGCGGGATTCAATAATGTGCTTACCTTCGCACCGCCGTTATCCTCCACCGATGAGGATGTGCAGTTTATAATCGACACGTTCAAAGCTGTGCTGAACGGGAGCTGGGCAGAGTGA
- a CDS encoding CoA-acylating methylmalonate-semialdehyde dehydrogenase, whose product MSLLAKQTEKVRNYINGVWVASSSGREEEVFNPANGEVIAYVPISSREELDTAVQAAAEAFHSWKRVAVPRRARYFFQYQQLLVQHWNELAELITLENGKSLEEALGEVQRGIECVEFASGIPTLMMGSQLPDIATGIESGMYRYPLGVIGGIAPFNFPMMVPCWMFPLAVACGNTFVLKPSERTPLLMNRLAELFAEAGFPPGVLNVVHGAHDVVGGLLEHDEVKAISFVGSQPVAEYVYKQGTAHGKRVQALAGAKNHSIVLQDADLDHTVKNIIAAAFGSAGERCMACSVVVVQETIADELVSRLLEAADGLKIGDGREAGVFLGPVIRQSNKDRTLAYIEAGVQEKAELVRDGRKDAAAGGKGYFLGPTIFDRVEPGMTIWRDEIFAPLLSVVRVKDLAEAINVTNQSPFANGACIYTDSAKAVREFREEIDAGMLGVNLGVPAPMAFFPFSGYKKSFYGDLHANGRDGVEFYTRKKMITARY is encoded by the coding sequence ATGTCTCTGCTGGCGAAGCAGACTGAAAAAGTCAGGAATTATATAAACGGGGTTTGGGTGGCGTCATCATCCGGGCGGGAGGAGGAAGTGTTTAACCCGGCAAACGGAGAAGTGATTGCTTATGTGCCGATTTCCAGCCGCGAAGAGCTGGATACTGCGGTGCAAGCTGCGGCAGAGGCATTTCATTCATGGAAAAGGGTTGCCGTTCCGCGGAGGGCCCGCTATTTCTTCCAGTACCAGCAGCTGCTGGTGCAGCACTGGAATGAGCTGGCTGAGCTGATTACGCTGGAGAACGGCAAAAGCCTGGAGGAAGCGCTGGGCGAAGTGCAGCGCGGTATTGAATGTGTGGAGTTTGCCTCCGGCATCCCCACACTGATGATGGGCAGCCAGCTGCCGGATATTGCCACCGGAATTGAATCGGGCATGTACCGCTACCCCCTGGGGGTGATCGGCGGGATCGCGCCCTTTAACTTCCCGATGATGGTGCCCTGCTGGATGTTTCCGCTGGCAGTGGCCTGCGGCAATACCTTTGTGCTGAAGCCTTCCGAACGGACACCGCTGCTGATGAACCGGCTGGCGGAGCTGTTTGCGGAAGCGGGGTTTCCGCCGGGTGTGCTGAATGTGGTGCATGGAGCACATGATGTGGTGGGTGGATTACTTGAACACGACGAGGTGAAGGCGATTTCCTTTGTCGGCTCACAGCCAGTAGCGGAATATGTGTATAAGCAAGGGACTGCACATGGCAAACGGGTGCAGGCACTGGCCGGAGCCAAAAACCATTCGATTGTGCTTCAAGATGCCGATCTGGACCATACGGTGAAGAATATTATCGCTGCGGCCTTCGGGTCGGCGGGCGAGCGTTGCATGGCCTGTTCGGTGGTCGTCGTGCAGGAGACGATTGCCGACGAACTGGTGAGCCGTCTCCTTGAGGCGGCCGACGGGCTGAAGATCGGCGACGGCAGAGAGGCCGGAGTATTTCTCGGGCCGGTCATCCGCCAGTCGAACAAGGACCGCACGCTGGCTTATATTGAGGCAGGTGTACAGGAGAAGGCGGAACTGGTGCGGGACGGCCGGAAAGATGCAGCGGCGGGAGGCAAGGGCTACTTTCTCGGGCCGACCATCTTCGACCGTGTAGAGCCGGGAATGACGATCTGGCGCGATGAGATTTTCGCTCCGCTGCTGTCTGTGGTTCGTGTCAAGGATCTGGCGGAGGCGATAAACGTAACGAATCAGTCCCCGTTTGCCAATGGAGCCTGCATTTATACGGACAGCGCCAAGGCGGTAAGGGAGTTCCGGGAAGAGATTGATGCCGGAATGCTTGGCGTGAATCTCGGTGTGCCTGCACCGATGGCCTTTTTTCCTTTCTCGGGCTATAAGAAATCGTTCTATGGAGACCTGCACGCCAACGGCCGTGACGGTGTGGAATTCTACACCCGCAAGAAAATGATCACTGCGCGTTATTGA